One part of the Vicia villosa cultivar HV-30 ecotype Madison, WI linkage group LG6, Vvil1.0, whole genome shotgun sequence genome encodes these proteins:
- the LOC131611304 gene encoding uncharacterized protein LOC131611304 gives MDSQKLSHQAGQAHGQAQEKLSHHTGQAQQSLSHQAGQAQQSLSHQAGQAQQSLSHHAGQAQGQAQEKGSNLMDMASNAAHTAKETALEAGHQVKASAQGAAEAVKNATGLNQNQK, from the exons ATGGATTCCCAGAAGTTGAGCCACCAAGCTGGACAGGCCCACGGCCAAGCTCAGGAGAAGTTGAGCCATCACACTGGACAGGCCCAGCAGAGCTTGAGCCATCAAGCTGGACAGGCCCAGCAGAGCTTGAGCCATCAAGCTGGACAGGCTCAGCAGAGCTTGAGCCATCATGCTGGACAGGCCCAGGGCCAAGCTCAAGAGAAGGGTAGCAACTTGATGGACATGGCTAGCAATGCTGCTCACACTGCAAAAGAAACTGCTCTAGAG GCTGGTCACCAGGTGAAGGCATCAGCACAAGGAGCAGCTGAGGCTGTGAAGAATGCAACTGGCTTGAACCAGAATCAGAAGTGA
- the LOC131613284 gene encoding putative F-box/FBD/LRR-repeat protein At5g22670 produces the protein MDKPLHIVLKSLEKFEIKNCSWLSAHDVTIEAPLLQSVLIVQDRESVTREPRSCTIKFSDSCMKEFTYEGYGSISQSIVLSNPSAARYASVKIMLHRDGSYVQETGSRTCLLLKQFSQAKRIEFHESEVLTQPNMIALPRFAMLSHLDLGVITGDVLLSLLQKSPILNTLVLKEISKFDQELLNSAAVPECLASSLQVVKFGRVYGSEHELFLAKYFMENGAVLERLYGFKKGVSFAILEFYH, from the exons ATGGACAAACCTTTACACATTGTTTTAAAATCATTGGAAAAGTTTGAAATAAAAAACTGCTCTTGGCTAAGTGCTCATGATGTCACGATTGAAGCACCTCTACTTCAGAGTGTTTTAATAGTACAAGACCGTGAGTCAGTAACTCGTGAGCCACGTAGCTGCACAATCAAATTTTCTGATTCATGTATGAAAGAATTCACTTATGAAGGATATGGTAGTATATCACAGTCCATTGTTCTGTCAAATCCATCTGCCGCCCGGTACGCTTCTGTTAAGATTATGTTGCATAGGGATGGGAGTTATGTTCAGGAAACTGGATCACGCACTTGTCTCCTTCTCAAACAATTTAGTCAAGCAAAGCGTATCGAATTTCACGAATCAGAG GTTCTCACTCAACCAAATATGATTGCTCTACCAAGATTTGCAATGTTGAGCCATTTGGATCTTGGCGTTATTACTGGTGATGTTCTGTTGAGCTTGCTTCAAAAGTCTCCTATTCTCAACACTCTAGTTTTAAAG GAAATATCAAAATTCGACCAAGAGCTTCTGAATTCTGCTGCTGTGCCCGAGTGTTTGGCATCAAGTCTCCAAGTTGTGAAATTTGGAAGGGTCTATGGATCCGAGCATGAGTTGTTTTTGGCTAAATATTTTATGGAAAATGGCGCAGTGCTTGAGAGGTTGTACGGTTTTAAGAAAGGAGTCTCTTTTGCTATACTTGAATTTTATCATTAG
- the LOC131613285 gene encoding F-box/FBD/LRR-repeat protein At3g14710-like, with amino-acid sequence MASTSSVRPKKNDKAKEDIISKLPDSLITRILSLLPTKAAVRTSVLSKRWIESWTLITKITFNDSVFYIRKRKKSRGKQNFINFVYRTLAKVYNVEKFSVFLTNKYDATIVNTWISCILSRRVKKLRIWTDFKLPFSPLTCHSLFNHSYNLEELELDMDSCAIKVPSPPSYGFFIFRNLKVLRLHGVIFTMDKSLHMVLESLKKFEIENCSWLSAYDVTLEAPRLESVVIVQGLEAVTREPRSCTIKFSVSCMKEFTYEGVGGISQPIVLSNPSAASDTFVKIMLHRDGSYVQETGSRACLLLKQFSQAKRIEFHGSEVLTQPNMIALPRFAMLSHLDLGIITGDVLLSLLQKSPILNTLVLKEISKFDQELLKSAAVPECLASSLQVVKFESVRGSEHELFLAKYFMENGIVLERMSFAVNLWLSKSKAIEEFKEKLNKEIMVAPSVVSKEVEDIESSYTVEEKIPSFRTELVISSSKDKHMVILEACSPWDRLPWPYLIIPFLYIYFYFHPSRTWGYFPFSPFKVEVLRVHNIVSSQLVLIVRALLGHSK; translated from the exons ATGGCTAGTACTTCGTCTGTTAGGCCTAAGAAGAATGATAAGGCAAAAGAGGATATAATCAGTAAGCTACCTGATTCACTTATAACTCGCATTCTCTCTTTGCTCCCAACAAAAGCTGCTGTGCGTACGAGTGTGTTATCTAAAAGATGGATAGAAAGCTGGACATTAATCACCAAGATAACTTTTAATGACAGTGTGTTTTACATTCGCAAGAGGAAGAAATCACGTGGCAAACAAAACTTTATAAACTTTGTCTATAGAACACTTGCTAAGGTTTATAATGTGGAAAAATTCTCTGTTTTCCTCACTAACAAGTATGATGCAACTATTGTTAATACATGGATCTCTTGCATCTTGAGTCGGAGAGTAAAAAAACTTCGAATCTGGACAGATTTTAAACTACCCTTCTCTCCTCTTACATGTCACTCCCTTTTTAATCACTCCTATAATTTAGAAGAATTGGAGTTGGATATGGATTCTTGTGCTATCAAAGTTCCTTCTCCTCCAAGTTATGGTTTTTTCATTTTTAGAAATCTAAAAGTACTCAGGTTGCATGGAGTTATATTTACCATGGACAAATCTTTACACATGGTTTTAGAATCATTGAAAAAGTTTGAGATAGAAAACTGCTCTTGGTTAAGTGCTTATGATGTCACACTTGAAGCGCCTAGACTTGAAAGTGTTGTAATAGTACAAGGCCTTGAGGCAGTAACTCGCGAGCCACGTAGCTgcacaatcaaattttctgtttcATGTATGAAAGAATTCACTTATGAAGGTGTTGGTGGTATATCACAACCCATTGTTCTCTCAAATCCATCGGCAGCCAGTGACACTTTTGTTAAGATTATGTTGCATAGGGATGGGAGTTATGTTCAAGAAACTGGATCACGCGCTTGTCTCCTTCTCAAACAATTTAGTCAAGCGAAGCGTATCGAATTTCATGGATCAGAG GTTCTCACTCAACCAAATATGATTGCTCTACCAAGATTTGCAATGTTGAGCCATTTGGATCTTGGCATTATTACTGGTGATGTTCTGTTGAGCTTACTTCAAAAGTCTCCTATTCTCAACACTCTAGTTTTAAAG GAAATATCAAAATTCGACCAAGAGCTTCTGAAATCTGCTGCTGTGCCGGAGTGTTTGGCATCAAGTCTCCAAGTTGTGAAATTTGAAAGTGTCCGTGGATCCGAGCATGAGTTGTTTTTGGCTAAATATTTTATGGAAAATGGCATTGTGCTTGAGAGGATGAGTTTCGCTGTCAATTTATGGCTGAGTAAATCTAAGGCCATTGAAGAATTTAAGGAGAAGTT GAACAAAGAGATAATGGTTGCCCCCTCTGTCGTGTCTAAAGAAGTCGAAGATATTGAATCCTCTTATACCGTCGAGGAGAAGATCCCCTCCTTTCGGACGGAGTTGGTTATTTCTTCTTCAAAAGATAAACATATGGTCATTTTGGAGGCATGTTCACCATGGGACAGGCTACCATGGCCATACCTTATAATCCCCTTTCTGTACATCTACTTCTACTTCCACCCATCAAGGACATGGGGTTATTTTCCATTTTCTCCTTTTAAGGTGGAAGTCCTGAGAGTTCACAATATTGTGTCTTCCCAGCTAGTTCTAATAGTTAGGGCTTTGTTAGGACATTCGAAATAG